From one Pseudomonas sp. B21-048 genomic stretch:
- the lapD gene encoding cyclic di-GMP receptor LapD, whose product MSLFKQLLIAICLFLVVAFTGSFMVSLESSRTQYVNQLRSHAQDAATALALSLTPNIDDPAMVELLVSSIFDSGYYASIRVVDLANDKTIVERSGIPAVTNVPDWFVKLIGLEPAGGDAIVSRGWEQAARVEVVSHPMFALAKLWQSALGSLGWLLICGAVSAVLGALLLRRQLKPLDYMVKQSHAIARREFLSLPELPRTPELRRVVQAMNQMVEKLKALFQEQAERSEKLRAESYQDNLTGLANRRYFEMQLNARVSNPEQASSGYLLLLRVKDLAGLNQRLGGQRTDELLKAVGEQLSRECARYPETQNLVTRIRGGEFAVLAPGLVREEALQLASNLDSALASLHATGATDVASVASIGLAPFAHGDSPQAVIGLADQALAQAESQGEPSWACLDHSASARVGDDHHAWHTLLDQALDQQRFELYFQPVVASHDTQMVLHYKVLSRLLDEQDQTIPAGRFLPWLERFGWTARLDRLMLELVLEQMAEHEESLALNLSSATLADPQALNKVFEILRSHSSLGARLTLEIGEEQLPEQAVLEQLTRRLRELGFSLSLQRFGGRFSMIGNLARLGLAYLKIDGSYIRAIDQESDKRLFIEAIQRAAHSIDLPLIAERVETEGELAVIREMGLYGVQGQLFGEPKPWQ is encoded by the coding sequence ATGTCTTTGTTCAAACAGCTATTGATCGCTATCTGTCTGTTCCTGGTGGTCGCCTTCACCGGCAGCTTCATGGTCAGTCTGGAAAGCTCGCGCACCCAGTACGTCAACCAGTTGCGCTCCCACGCCCAGGACGCCGCGACGGCATTGGCGCTCTCCCTGACACCGAACATCGACGACCCGGCGATGGTCGAGTTGCTGGTCAGCTCGATCTTCGACAGCGGCTATTACGCGAGCATCCGCGTGGTCGATCTGGCCAACGACAAGACGATCGTCGAGCGCAGCGGCATCCCGGCGGTCACCAACGTGCCGGACTGGTTCGTCAAACTGATCGGCCTGGAACCGGCCGGTGGCGACGCGATTGTCAGCCGTGGCTGGGAGCAGGCCGCGCGGGTCGAGGTGGTCAGCCATCCGATGTTCGCGTTGGCCAAGTTGTGGCAGAGCGCGTTGGGCAGCCTTGGTTGGTTGCTGATCTGCGGCGCGGTGAGTGCGGTGCTGGGCGCGCTGTTGCTGCGCCGGCAACTGAAGCCGCTGGATTACATGGTCAAGCAATCCCACGCCATTGCTCGCCGTGAATTCCTCAGCCTGCCGGAACTGCCGCGCACCCCGGAACTGCGTCGGGTGGTGCAGGCCATGAACCAGATGGTCGAGAAGCTCAAGGCACTGTTCCAGGAACAAGCCGAACGCAGTGAAAAACTGCGGGCCGAGTCCTATCAGGACAACCTGACCGGCCTGGCCAACCGGCGCTATTTCGAAATGCAATTGAACGCGCGAGTGAGCAATCCTGAGCAGGCCAGCTCCGGCTATTTGCTGTTGCTGCGGGTCAAGGATCTGGCTGGTTTGAATCAGCGGCTGGGTGGTCAGCGTACCGATGAATTGTTGAAAGCGGTCGGCGAGCAATTGTCTCGCGAATGCGCCAGGTACCCGGAAACCCAGAACCTCGTGACGCGTATTCGTGGCGGTGAATTCGCCGTGCTGGCGCCGGGGCTGGTGCGCGAAGAAGCGCTGCAACTGGCAAGCAACCTCGACAGTGCCTTGGCGAGCCTGCATGCGACGGGCGCCACGGACGTGGCGTCGGTGGCCTCGATCGGGCTGGCGCCGTTTGCCCATGGCGACTCGCCGCAAGCGGTCATCGGGTTGGCGGATCAGGCGTTGGCCCAGGCAGAAAGTCAGGGCGAACCAAGCTGGGCGTGCCTCGATCACAGTGCATCGGCCCGGGTTGGCGACGATCACCATGCCTGGCACACCTTGTTGGATCAGGCATTGGATCAGCAGCGTTTCGAACTGTATTTCCAGCCGGTGGTGGCCAGCCACGACACGCAGATGGTGCTGCACTACAAAGTGCTGTCGCGCCTGCTCGACGAGCAGGACCAGACCATTCCCGCCGGGCGTTTCCTGCCGTGGCTCGAGCGTTTCGGCTGGACCGCGCGGCTGGACCGTTTGATGCTGGAATTGGTGCTTGAGCAGATGGCCGAGCATGAAGAGTCGCTGGCACTGAACCTGTCTTCGGCGACATTGGCGGACCCGCAGGCGCTGAACAAGGTGTTCGAGATCCTGCGTTCTCATTCGAGTCTGGGCGCGCGACTGACCCTGGAAATTGGCGAAGAACAATTGCCCGAGCAAGCGGTGCTGGAACAGCTTACGCGGCGTTTACGCGAGCTTGGGTTCTCACTGAGTCTGCAGCGTTTTGGTGGGCGCTTCAGCATGATCGGCAACCTGGCGCGGCTGGGATTGGCGTATCTGAAGATCGACGGCAGTTACATTCGGGCGATTGATCAGGAGAGCGACAAGCGTCTGTTCATCGAGGCGATTCAGCGGGCGGCGCATAGCATTGATTTGCCGTTGATTGCCGAGCGGGTCGAGACCGAAGGGGAGCTGGCGGTGATTCGTGAGATGGGGTTGTATGGGGTTCAGGGGCAACTCTTTGGTGAGCCGAAGCCTTGGCAGTAG
- a CDS encoding DUF6124 family protein yields the protein MRVQANGDGSNILFRVFLMFKVTPNPPGHRKGRLFTVSPDIDTEALLANASEDLLSISAIAADLADDVEGSRRSIALALSRMADGVQLLVERALDHLESPQMQDRAKV from the coding sequence ATTCGCGTGCAAGCGAACGGTGACGGCTCCAACATACTGTTTAGGGTATTTCTTATGTTCAAAGTAACGCCGAATCCCCCTGGCCACCGCAAAGGCCGCCTCTTCACCGTCTCCCCCGACATCGACACTGAAGCCCTTCTCGCCAACGCCTCCGAAGACTTGCTCTCCATCAGCGCCATCGCCGCCGACCTGGCGGATGATGTGGAAGGTTCACGGCGATCCATAGCCTTGGCCCTCAGCCGAATGGCCGATGGCGTGCAGTTGTTGGTGGAACGAGCGCTGGATCACCTTGAATCGCCGCAGATGCAGGATCGGGCCAAGGTTTAG
- a CDS encoding tryptophan synthase subunit beta: protein MFYVQRDARGQLVRVEATAYAEATETLPADHHEIQAWYANEVVETSLKQLKQSDLEMIRVLDDLIQVLTQKGVIRVTDLPPAAQAKLMDRTQAREALGGLSQLIDDDETGLI from the coding sequence ATGTTTTACGTGCAACGCGATGCGCGAGGTCAGTTGGTGCGCGTGGAAGCCACCGCCTACGCCGAGGCCACGGAAACGCTGCCGGCCGACCATCATGAAATCCAGGCCTGGTATGCCAACGAAGTGGTGGAGACCAGCCTCAAGCAGCTCAAGCAGAGCGACCTGGAAATGATCCGGGTACTCGACGACTTGATTCAGGTGCTGACCCAAAAAGGCGTGATCCGCGTCACCGACCTGCCGCCGGCCGCGCAGGCCAAGCTGATGGACCGCACCCAGGCCCGTGAAGCATTGGGCGGGTTGAGCCAGTTGATCGATGATGATGAGACGGGGTTGATCTAA